The Euzebyales bacterium genome contains the following window.
GGTGGCGGCGGCGCATGCGCGCGCCCTCGCCGCTCGCGTCGAGCCGTTCGCACGCGTAGGCGCGCACGGGTTCGAGCATGAGGAACCGCGGATCGTCGCCGACCGTCTGATCGCCCTGGATGACCAGGCTCTTGTCCAGCAGGCCCGCGAGCGCGTCGAGCACGTGGCCGTCCTCCGTCGCGCAGACGCGCTCGATGGCGTCCAGCGTAGCCCCGCCCTGGAAGACACTGATGCGCGCGAACAACGCCTGCTCGCGCTGATCGAGCAGGTCATGGCTCCAGTCCAACGTTGCGCGGATCGTCCGCTGGCGGTTGGGCAGGTCACCACCGGGGGTCGACAGGTCCAGGGCCGTGCCGAGGCGATCGAGCACGGACTGCGGCGACAGGAGGCGCAGTCGCGCGGCGATCAGCTCGATCGCCAGTGGGAGGCCCCCCACCCGACGGCACAGCTCGGCGATCACCTCGGCGTTGTCCGGGCCGAGCGCGAAGGGGCGGCTCAGGGCGCGCGCCCGGTCGACGAACAGCCGTACCGCCGCCGATCGGCCGACCGCGTCGACGGCGTCCCCGGGGTCGGGCACGTCGAGCGGCGCGATCGTGATCTCCCGCTCGCCCCGGATCCGTAGAGCCTGCCGGCTCGTCAGCAGCATCTGGACGCGCGGCGCGCGCTGCAGGAGCTGCGCCAGATCGTCGCCCACGTCGATGACCTGCTCGAGGTTGTCGAGCACGAGCAACACCGGCGCGTCGCCGAAGTGGGCGACGAGCGCGTCGACCGGACCGCGCGTGGTCGTACCGCGGACACCCAACTGGTCGGCGATCGTGGACATCACCAGCGACGACGCTGCGACCTGCGCCAGTCCGACGAAGTGCACGGGCTGACCGTCACCGCGCGCCGCCAGGCCGTGTGCCGCTTCGAGCGCGACGCGTGTCTTCCCGACGCCGCCGGGACCCGTGATGGTGAGCAGTCGTGCACCGCCATCGAGCAGCCTGGTGACCTCGGCGACGACCTCGTCCCGCCCGATCGTCGGCGTCAGCGGGATGGGCACCGGCGCGCGCGGTAGCGCCTCGGTGACCCGGTCGGTCGCGAACCGTTCGCTGAGCAGCACGGCGAGATCGCGGGAGACCAGCTCCTCCAACTCGTCAGGACCACTGAAGTGACGGTACGAGGTCCGGTCGCTGTCCCGGATGTCGTCGAGCAGCGCGATCAGCCGCTCCTCGCGGTCGGACGCAGGCTCCTTGAGGTAGACGAGCTGCGGCAATCCGCCTGCGAGCCGGTACTCGTCCTCGAGACCTGAGAGCGTCTCGCCCGGCGCCACCCAGCCATAGCGCTGCCAGTAGACGCCGACGAAGATGTCGCTCTGGGCCAGGTACGCGCGGTACAGCTCGCGCGGTGGGTGCGGCCGGGCACCCAGCTCGAACATCACCGGCGACAGCCGGAGCCGTTCGACCGCGCGGCGCACCGCGGCCCGTTCCGCTGCGAGTTCACCGAGCGTCGACGAGACGAAGACCCGCAGACGCTGATCAGGCGTTCGAATCATCGCCACACCTCACCCGTCCGGACGCCTAGGGTCGACGCCCAGGCGTCGGGATGCAAGTGCGCGGTGCGATGCGATGACCGCAGCGGGGTTGCAGCGGGGTCGCGGCGGGTGGCCTCACCGCCGCCAGGCGGTGGACGGCCCGCGACACCGTCTGCCACACTCCGGTCGGGACGCGGTGTCCGGTGTGCCGACCCACGGTCTGAAGGTGTGCCGATCGCCGAGGTGGCGCCGCGCCCGCGACGACCCGCTGCCGAGCGGTCCCGGAGGTGCCGATGAGTGACAGCGCGAACGGGATCGGCGGCCACGTGGTCCTCGAGATGGCCGACAGCACGCCGTACGCGTCGGTCCGCGGCCGCCCGATCCCACGGGAGCAGCGGCGGGCACTGGGAAAGGCCCTGCGCCGGGAGGCGCCACGCTCGTCGCTCGCGGACTGGTCGGCGCCGCCCGACCGTAGGGATCCCGTCGACCTGATCGACGAGAACCACAAGGGCCGCATCGACTGGCTGGTCCCCGTGCGGGTCGGGCGCATGACCGCGTCGCCGTACGGGTTCCTGCGCGGCACAGCGATCGTGATGGCCCACGACTTCGCGCACCTGCCGGCGACGGGCATCACGCCGGTCATCGGCGGGGACGCCCACTTCGGCAACTTCGGTTTCTACGCCTCGCCCGAGCAGCAGCTCGTGCTCGACATGAACGACTTCGACGAGGCCCACCCCGGGAGCTGGGAGTGGGATCTGCGCCGACTGGTCGCCAGCATCTGGGTCGCCGGGCGTGGGAACGGTGACGACGAGGACCAGTGCGCCGAGGCGGTCACCGCGTGCAGCGCCGCGTACCGCGAGCACATGTGGCAGCTGTACGAGCAGCCGTTGCTGACCCGTTCGTTCCAACGGCTCGACCGTGACCAGCTCACCGAGCTCGCCGACACCAAGGCGTTGCGCAAGCGCATCACCAAGGCTGCCAAGCGGGCGCGCAGCCGCACCAGCGACCGCGCGCTGCCGCGGTTCACCGAGGATCAAGGTCACCGTCGCCGGATCGTCGAGGAGCCACCGCTGATCACGCGGCTGTCGGACCTCGAGCGTGAGGACCTGGGTGAGGCGCTCGACCGCTACCTGCTGACCCTCGCGCCGCACTGGCGACGACTGGTCGGCGGCTACACGCTGGTCGACGTGGCGCACAAGGTCGTGGGCGTGGGCAGCGTCGGGCTGCGCGCCTACGTCGCGCTGCTGGAGGGCTCCAGCCCCGACGACGTCATCTTCCTTCAGCTCAAGCAGGCGCGCCGGTCGGTCATCGCGCGGTTCGTCCACGGCGACCGTGCCTGGCACGACCACCAGGGGCAGCGGGTCGTCGAGTACCAGCAGGCGTTGCAGACGGTCAGCGATCCGCTGCTCGGATGGACGACGGTCGACGGGCGGCAGTTCTACGTGCGGCAGTTCCGCAACATGAAGGGCCGGATCCGCATCGACGAGATCAAGCCGCAGGCGATGGCCGACTACGCCGCGATCTGCGGGCGCCTGCTCGCCAAGGGTCACGCGCGCACCAGCGGCGCGTCGATGATCGTCGGCTACCTCGGCAGGTCCCACAAGGTCGACGCGGCGCTGTGCACCTTCGCCTGCGCCTACGCCGACCAGACCGAGCGCGACCACGAAGCGCTGGTCAAAGCGGTGGCCGCGGGGCGGCTGGTGGCCGAGCGCGGCATGTGACGGTCCCTGCCCGTCGAGGAGCCCGACCCGCGCGCCGGAGATCGACGCCCGGGTCGGACGTCGGCATCCGGTCCGATGCGTGGCGGTCCGACGTCGGGTCGGTCACGCCCCGCGGTGCAGGCGGTCCGCCGCGCGCAGCAACGGCAGCGTGAACGTGACGAGCACGGTGGTGACGACCGGCACGACGACGCCGGCCCCGATGCCGTCAACGAGCACCCCGGTCAGCGCGGTGAGACCGACCGCGCCGACGTTGAACGCCAACAGCTGCCAACCGGCGATGCGCTCCGCACCGGCGGCACCGACGCGGGCGGAGGTCTTCGCGAACAGCGTCGGCACGACCGGCGCCAACGCCACACCCATGATCCCGAACGCCAGGACGGCGACCGGGTCCGGCAGGGCCGGAAGCACCGCGAGCGTGCTCAGGACGGCCGCGGCAACGACGCCGGACGACGCCAGTCCCCACCGCTCGATGAGCGCCGCGATGCGCGGTCGCGACATGACCAGTCGCACCGCCGTGCTGCCGCCCCAGAAGGCCGAAACCGCCAGTGCTGCGGCAGCGGCCGTCACGCCGCGGGCCTCGGTCAGCCAGGCGTACGACCACTGGCCGAGGGTGACCTCGACGGCGACGGCGGCCACGAAGACGCCCACCGACACCGCCACGCGCCGGCGCGGCGGCGACGCCTGTCGGGGCACGACGCGCGACTGCCCACCCGCCGGAGCCGGCCACGATGTACGCGCCTGAACCGCGACGGCCATCGCGGCGATCGTAGCGACCACCGCCGCACCCAGCGCCGACCGCCATCCGGGCAGCGTGGCGACGACCAGCGGTCCGACGGATGCGCCGACGCCGAACATGCCGTGCACCAGCCCGGCGTCGGCGACGTCACCCCGCGTGCTGAGGTACAGGGCGACCAGCGAGTCGACGACGCCGCCCGTGAACGCGAGCGCAACCGTCGCGGCGAGGAACAGCGACCATGTCGGCGCCAGTGCCAGCGCCGCGCCGGAGGCGGCGAGACCCACCAGTCCAGCGACGAAGGCTCGTCCCATGCCCACCCGCCGCGCGATGGGGCGACCGCTCGTCGCTGTGAGCAGGCGCACCAGTCCATAGGTCGACGTGACGACCCCGAGCGAGCCGAGCGACCGGCCGAGCTCGAGCCGCGCGTCGGGCCACACCACGCCCAGCATCCCGAGCGGCAACGCGATGGCCAGGAACGTCGCCGCCGCCGCGAGCGTCGCAGGCCGCGCGACGTGGGGGACGCGACGCGGACGCCGGAGCGACGGCTCGACGAGAGGGGTGGCGACAGGGGCGGCGGTCGTGGACATGGCGGCGCTCCGACAGGGGCTACGGTACGCCGGACGGGTGGCCGGCTGCTCCGCAGTGTCGTGCGCCGCAGATGGCGGCCCATCCGTGGCGGCTGCCCATGTCGGGGCGAGCGGATCACCCAGATCTCAGTAGCGGTCGAGCTGCACCCACGCGCGGAGACCTCCGTGCACGCCCCTGCGGTCGGCCCCGGGTTGGCTGTGACCGCCGACGTCAATCGATGCGCCCGGGCGTCTCGGGGACCGGCAGTGGCAGACGCAGCCGGAACCGGGAACCGTGCCCGGGCGACGACTCGACCTCTGCCGTGCCGCCGTGCGCCTCCGCGATGCCGGCCACGATCGCCAGGCCCAGTCCGGACCCGCCGCTCGTGCGCGCACGAGCCGGATCCGCACGGTAGAACCGCTCAAAGACGCGTCCCGCGACCTCGGCGGACATGCCGGGGCCGTCGTCGACGACCTCGGCCACCGCCGAGGATCCATCGCGCCGTACGGCGACGTCGATCGTCGCGTCCGGTGGCGTGTGCGTGCACGCATTCGTCAGCAGGTTCGCCAGCGCCTGCTGTAGTCGGGCCTCGTCACCGACGACCTGGACCGGGTCAGCGGTGCAGCTGATCGACCGCGACGGATGCGCGGCCGAGGCGTCGCGGACCGCGTCCAGGGCCAACCGGTCGAGCCGCACCGTGCGGTGCCGCAGGGGACGGCCCTCGTCGAGCTTGGCCAGCAGCAGCAGGTCGTCGACCAGGTCGCTCATGCGCGCCGCCTCCTGTTCGACGCGGCGCATGGCGTCGTCGATCGCGTCGTCCTCCGCGAGGGCGCCCGCGCGGTACAGCTCCGCATACCCACGCACCGAGGTCAACGGCGTCCGCAGCTCGTGTGATGCGTCGGCGACGAACCGCCGCAGACGATCTTCGGATGCGGCCCGCTCGGCGAACGCGTGCTCGATCCGGCCGAGCATCGTGTTGAGCGCGTCGCCGAGTCGCCCAGCCTCGGTCCGCGGATCCATGGCGGGCACCCGCTCGGACAACGCGCCGTCGGCGATCGCCTCGGCCGTGGTCGTCATCGTCGCCAACGGCCGCACGCCGTGGCGCAGCAACCACCACGCCACCACCACGAGCGTCACCAGCACCGCGACCGTCGCCACCGCCAGCACCACGACCATCCGTGCGTACGTCGAGTCGACCTCGCGCAGCGGGCCGCCAATGACGACGATCGGCTCCCCCCGGCCGGTGGCGTCAACCGCCACCAGGCGCCAGCCGTCCCCGTCGGCGGACTCGGCGTCGAACGGCACGACGTCGTCGCCGGGTGACGCCGCCTCCGCCACCGCGTCGGGCGCCGGCTCGGGCAGTGCCTGCGCCGACAGCGGATCGCCGAGCACCTCGACGATGGTGCCGTCGGCGGCCGCGAGCCCGATGTAGTACTCGCTCAAGGCCGGGTTGCCCGACCGCGGCGGAGCGATGCGGCGCGGGCCGCGTCGCCCGTCGGCGCCGGGCCGCCCGGGTGACGGGTCCGCGATGCGTTCCGCGGCCACGGTCAACTGCCGGTCGAGCCGGTCCAGCAGGAACGAACGGAACGTGGACGCGAGCGCGACGTCGGCGACGAACAGCACGACCGCGACCGCGGCGCACGCCAGCAGCAGCCGCCGCCGCAGCGACACCTACGTCACCCGCAGCGTGTAGCCGACGCCGCGGACCGTGTGGATCAACGGCGGGTCGAACCTGTCGATCTTCTTGCGCAGGTAGCTGATGTAGGTCTCCACGACCGTGTCGTTGCCGCCGAAGTCGTACTCCCACACGTGATCGAGGATCTGCGCGCGCGACATCACGCGACCGGTGTTGCTGAGCAGGAACCGCAACAGGTTGTACTCGGTCGGCGACAGATCGATCACCTCGCGCGCACGACGCACAACATGGGCATCGTCGTCCATCTCGAGGTCGGCTAGCGTCAGCTTGGACGCCCTGGTCCGGCCGCCGCTCCGGCGCAGCAACGCCTGGACCCGCGCGACGACCTCCTCGAGGCTGAACGGCTTGGTCACATAGTCGTCCGCGCCGAGCGTCAGGCCGCGGACCGCCTCGTCGCTGCCATCGCGCGCGGTCAGGAACAGCACGGGCGTGTCGATGCCCTCGTCGCGCATCCGACGGCAGATCTCGAAACCGTCGACGTCGGGCAACATGACGTCGAGCACGACAAGGTCCGGCGGCTGCGCGCGCACGGTCCGCAGTGCGCTCCGGCCGTCGGACGCGACGTCGACATCGAAGCCGAAGTGGCGCAGGGCCGACCGGAGCAGGAACGTGATGTTCTCCTCGTCGTCAACGACCAGGATGCGGGACGCGGGCGTGGTGGTCATGGTCCAGATGATGCATCGTCTGCCTGGGAGTTGGCTGTGAACCGGCTGAGCAGCCGCTGACTGCGGGGAGTCAGGTGCGGGCCGCCTGTTCGCTGGCCGTGGCGTCCTGTGCCAGCGCCGGCACGGCCACGCCCAGCAGCAGTACTGCCGAGGCGCCGGCGCCGGCGCCGGCGAGCCATCTGGTGGTCGATCTCATGGTTGTCACCGCCTTGTCGTTGCTCGACCGGAGCCACGATCAGGGCGGCACCTGGTAGGAGGCTGGCAACGGATCGTGGGTTCGGTGGGAGCCATGGCACGGCACCCCGGCATCCGAGCACGCCGACGGGCCACCCGTCGGTGGTCGCCCGATGAGGGTCGTGGACCTCAGATGCCGACGAGTTCCAGCTCCAGCCAGGCGGCCAACCGCTCGATCTCTGCACGGACCGCGTCGGTGGTCGCCGCATCGAACGGCACGTCCTTGTGGACGGCGTGCACCTCGAAGACCCCACGCCTGCGGTCGGCGCGGGCGTCGAGCTTGCCGACCAGCCGGTCGGCGTGCAGCACCGGCATCGCGAAGTAGCCCCATCGGCGCTTCGCCTTCGGCTTGTACATCTCCAGCACGTACTCGAAGTCGAACAGCTCGAGCGCCCGCGTGCGGTCATGGACGAGGCGGTCGAACGGCGACAGCAGTGCGGTCCGCCCCTCGAACGACCGGTCCAGCAGCTCCGGGTCGACCCGCCACGTCCCGGACACGCCGTCGATGGTCGCCGGCTCACCGGCCTCACCAACCGCGTACGGCTCGCCCGGCACCGTCCGGGTCGCCTCCCGCGCGACGCCGAGTGCACGCAGACGTCGCGCGTCACGCTGTCGGCGCGCCTCATCGGACGGCACCGCGGTGACATCGTCGGGGTACACGCGCTCGGCGAGATCCCACACCCGCTGCCGACCGCGGCGGCCGGAGATCGCGACCTCACCGCGCATCATGAGGAACTCCAGCATCTGGGTCACGTTGCGGTCGTGGGTCCAACCCGTCGAGGACCACGGCTGCACGCAGCTGTCGGGGATGTCCCGCGACAGCAGCGGGCCCGAGGACCCGAGCAGATCGAGCACGTCGCGGCGGAACCGGTCGTTGGCCTCCAGCCACGTTCGTGCCCGCTCGTACCGCGGCCATTCCGCCATGTCGGCGAGGTACAATCCGAGGTCGCACATCGGCCGCACCATCGCGTCGAGCTCGTACAGGG
Protein-coding sequences here:
- a CDS encoding crosslink repair DNA glycosylase YcaQ family protein, with the translated sequence MTVHVLDRAQARRLAVHAQLLSADRPTDLVATVEHLTLLQIDPTAAVAPSADLVAWSRLGSSYQPEQLRAALEQHRTLYELDAMVRPMCDLGLYLADMAEWPRYERARTWLEANDRFRRDVLDLLGSSGPLLSRDIPDSCVQPWSSTGWTHDRNVTQMLEFLMMRGEVAISGRRGRQRVWDLAERVYPDDVTAVPSDEARRQRDARRLRALGVAREATRTVPGEPYAVGEAGEPATIDGVSGTWRVDPELLDRSFEGRTALLSPFDRLVHDRTRALELFDFEYVLEMYKPKAKRRWGYFAMPVLHADRLVGKLDARADRRRGVFEVHAVHKDVPFDAATTDAVRAEIERLAAWLELELVGI
- a CDS encoding MFS transporter, whose translation is MSTTAAPVATPLVEPSLRRPRRVPHVARPATLAAAATFLAIALPLGMLGVVWPDARLELGRSLGSLGVVTSTYGLVRLLTATSGRPIARRVGMGRAFVAGLVGLAASGAALALAPTWSLFLAATVALAFTGGVVDSLVALYLSTRGDVADAGLVHGMFGVGASVGPLVVATLPGWRSALGAAVVATIAAMAVAVQARTSWPAPAGGQSRVVPRQASPPRRRVAVSVGVFVAAVAVEVTLGQWSYAWLTEARGVTAAAAALAVSAFWGGSTAVRLVMSRPRIAALIERWGLASSGVVAAAVLSTLAVLPALPDPVAVLAFGIMGVALAPVVPTLFAKTSARVGAAGAERIAGWQLLAFNVGAVGLTALTGVLVDGIGAGVVVPVVTTVLVTFTLPLLRAADRLHRGA
- a CDS encoding DUF4062 domain-containing protein, whose amino-acid sequence is MIRTPDQRLRVFVSSTLGELAAERAAVRRAVERLRLSPVMFELGARPHPPRELYRAYLAQSDIFVGVYWQRYGWVAPGETLSGLEDEYRLAGGLPQLVYLKEPASDREERLIALLDDIRDSDRTSYRHFSGPDELEELVSRDLAVLLSERFATDRVTEALPRAPVPIPLTPTIGRDEVVAEVTRLLDGGARLLTITGPGGVGKTRVALEAAHGLAARGDGQPVHFVGLAQVAASSLVMSTIADQLGVRGTTTRGPVDALVAHFGDAPVLLVLDNLEQVIDVGDDLAQLLQRAPRVQMLLTSRQALRIRGEREITIAPLDVPDPGDAVDAVGRSAAVRLFVDRARALSRPFALGPDNAEVIAELCRRVGGLPLAIELIAARLRLLSPQSVLDRLGTALDLSTPGGDLPNRQRTIRATLDWSHDLLDQREQALFARISVFQGGATLDAIERVCATEDGHVLDALAGLLDKSLVIQGDQTVGDDPRFLMLEPVRAYACERLDASGEGARMRRRHLDHISRLGREAQPYLCGPGQRRWAARFDAERANMRAAIATGLELGQITVVLRLVWDTLVYYYIRDAIDEPRQWMRTIAGHRADLDPTGRALLDVALVVVGEPPAGEDLADVLGRAAQVFDDDGLDLEAAVSCLYLGLHCWQAGDVVGAVQALKTSSARYAAIDHDWGVAIVEAVLGVVRAGTGQCDAGSAHLERSLDRARRIDNRPLIAQALHGLALVDALDGRLDAARDRLDEAAGIVLVDRSVTAATYCLEVMAVMAEARGDLEEAARLIGAARGARRRLAIPEWTAAADLVEPTVQAIRAALPTDSGDAAFESDAHSDVLAVFDAGVRRHAEAAAGDAT
- a CDS encoding HAMP domain-containing sensor histidine kinase gives rise to the protein MSLRRRLLLACAAVAVVLFVADVALASTFRSFLLDRLDRQLTVAAERIADPSPGRPGADGRRGPRRIAPPRSGNPALSEYYIGLAAADGTIVEVLGDPLSAQALPEPAPDAVAEAASPGDDVVPFDAESADGDGWRLVAVDATGRGEPIVVIGGPLREVDSTYARMVVVLAVATVAVLVTLVVVAWWLLRHGVRPLATMTTTAEAIADGALSERVPAMDPRTEAGRLGDALNTMLGRIEHAFAERAASEDRLRRFVADASHELRTPLTSVRGYAELYRAGALAEDDAIDDAMRRVEQEAARMSDLVDDLLLLAKLDEGRPLRHRTVRLDRLALDAVRDASAAHPSRSISCTADPVQVVGDEARLQQALANLLTNACTHTPPDATIDVAVRRDGSSAVAEVVDDGPGMSAEVAGRVFERFYRADPARARTSGGSGLGLAIVAGIAEAHGGTAEVESSPGHGSRFRLRLPLPVPETPGRID
- a CDS encoding response regulator transcription factor — translated: MTTTPASRILVVDDEENITFLLRSALRHFGFDVDVASDGRSALRTVRAQPPDLVVLDVMLPDVDGFEICRRMRDEGIDTPVLFLTARDGSDEAVRGLTLGADDYVTKPFSLEEVVARVQALLRRSGGRTRASKLTLADLEMDDDAHVVRRAREVIDLSPTEYNLLRFLLSNTGRVMSRAQILDHVWEYDFGGNDTVVETYISYLRKKIDRFDPPLIHTVRGVGYTLRVT
- a CDS encoding DUF2252 domain-containing protein, encoding MSDSANGIGGHVVLEMADSTPYASVRGRPIPREQRRALGKALRREAPRSSLADWSAPPDRRDPVDLIDENHKGRIDWLVPVRVGRMTASPYGFLRGTAIVMAHDFAHLPATGITPVIGGDAHFGNFGFYASPEQQLVLDMNDFDEAHPGSWEWDLRRLVASIWVAGRGNGDDEDQCAEAVTACSAAYREHMWQLYEQPLLTRSFQRLDRDQLTELADTKALRKRITKAAKRARSRTSDRALPRFTEDQGHRRRIVEEPPLITRLSDLEREDLGEALDRYLLTLAPHWRRLVGGYTLVDVAHKVVGVGSVGLRAYVALLEGSSPDDVIFLQLKQARRSVIARFVHGDRAWHDHQGQRVVEYQQALQTVSDPLLGWTTVDGRQFYVRQFRNMKGRIRIDEIKPQAMADYAAICGRLLAKGHARTSGASMIVGYLGRSHKVDAALCTFACAYADQTERDHEALVKAVAAGRLVAERGM